The Kitasatospora sp. NBC_00374 genome has a segment encoding these proteins:
- the rfbB gene encoding dTDP-glucose 4,6-dehydratase: MRILVTGGAGFIGSEFVRQLLGADESAQITVFDKLTYSGVEANLAPVADHPGYSFVRGDICDVDAVDQAMAGHDVVVHFAAESHVDRSIEGAGPFVLTNVVGTQVLLDAARKHGVGRFVHVSTDEVYGSISEGSWTETWPLAPNSPYSASKAGSDLLALAYHRTHGMDVVVTRCSNNYGHYQFPEKVIPLFTTNLLDGRKVPLYGNGGNIRDWLHVSDHCRGIELAMRKGRAGEVYNIGGGTEITNKELTGLLLDAAGAGWDMVEPVADRKGHDLRYSLDITKIGEELGYAPQVRFEDGLAATIAWYRDNRDWWEPLKARTALHG; the protein is encoded by the coding sequence ATGCGCATCCTCGTGACCGGCGGCGCCGGATTCATCGGTTCAGAATTTGTCCGTCAGCTGCTGGGCGCGGACGAGTCCGCCCAGATCACCGTCTTCGACAAGCTGACCTACTCGGGCGTCGAGGCGAACCTCGCACCGGTCGCCGACCACCCGGGCTACTCCTTCGTCCGCGGCGACATCTGCGACGTCGACGCGGTGGACCAGGCGATGGCCGGCCACGACGTGGTCGTGCACTTCGCCGCCGAGTCCCACGTCGACCGCTCCATCGAGGGCGCGGGCCCGTTCGTCCTGACCAACGTGGTCGGCACCCAGGTGCTGCTGGACGCCGCCCGCAAGCACGGGGTGGGCCGCTTCGTCCACGTCTCCACCGACGAGGTGTACGGCTCGATCTCCGAGGGCTCGTGGACCGAGACCTGGCCGCTCGCGCCCAACTCGCCCTACTCGGCCTCCAAGGCCGGCTCGGACCTGCTGGCGCTGGCCTACCACCGCACCCACGGCATGGACGTCGTGGTCACCCGCTGCTCCAACAACTACGGGCACTACCAGTTCCCGGAGAAGGTCATCCCGCTGTTCACCACCAACCTGCTGGACGGCAGGAAGGTGCCGCTGTACGGCAACGGCGGCAACATCCGTGACTGGCTGCACGTGTCGGACCACTGCCGCGGCATCGAGCTGGCCATGCGCAAGGGCCGGGCCGGCGAGGTCTACAACATCGGCGGTGGCACGGAGATCACCAACAAGGAGCTCACCGGCCTGCTGCTGGACGCGGCCGGGGCGGGCTGGGACATGGTCGAGCCGGTCGCCGACCGCAAGGGCCACGACCTGCGCTACTCGCTGGACATCACCAAGATCGGCGAGGAGCTCGGCTACGCGCCGCAGGTCCGCTTCGAGGACGGCCTCGCGGCGACCATCGCCTGGTACCGCGACAACCGCGACTGGTGGGAGCCGCTCAAGGCCCGCACCGCCCTGCACGGCTGA
- the rplW gene encoding 50S ribosomal protein L23: MAAEITSKTYTDPRDVLVKPVISEKSYSLLDENKYTFIVSPGANKTQIKQAVEAVFSVKVEAVNTLNRQGKRKRSKTGFGKRKDTKRAIVTLAEGNRIDIFGGPASA; this comes from the coding sequence ATGGCTGCAGAGATCACGAGCAAGACGTACACGGACCCGCGTGACGTCCTGGTGAAGCCGGTCATCTCCGAGAAGAGCTACTCGCTCCTCGACGAGAACAAGTACACGTTCATCGTGTCGCCGGGTGCCAACAAGACCCAGATCAAGCAGGCCGTCGAGGCGGTCTTCTCGGTCAAGGTCGAGGCCGTCAACACGCTCAACCGTCAGGGCAAGCGCAAGCGCTCCAAGACGGGCTTTGGCAAGCGCAAGGACACCAAGCGCGCCATCGTGACGCTGGCCGAGGGCAACCGCATCGACATCTTCGGTGGTCCGGCCTCCGCCTGA
- the rplD gene encoding 50S ribosomal protein L4, whose product MSTIDILSPAGDKAGSLELPAEIFDAKVSVPLMHQVVVAQLAAARQGTHKTKTRGEVRGGGRKPYRQKGTGRARQGSTRAPQFAGGGVVHGPVPRDYSQRTPKKMIAAALRGALTDRARHNRIHVITDVVATEAPSTKAAKGLFGKITDRKNVLLVVERADELGLKSARNLPNVHILDAGQLNTYDVLVSDDVVFTQAAFERFVAGPAASAKAVAAEGELEGSAA is encoded by the coding sequence ATGAGCACCATTGACATCCTGTCGCCGGCCGGCGACAAGGCCGGCAGCCTCGAGCTGCCCGCCGAGATCTTCGACGCCAAGGTCAGCGTTCCGCTGATGCACCAGGTCGTCGTGGCGCAGCTCGCTGCGGCCCGTCAGGGCACTCACAAGACCAAGACCCGTGGCGAGGTCCGCGGCGGCGGCAGGAAGCCGTACCGCCAGAAGGGCACCGGCCGTGCCCGTCAGGGCTCGACCCGCGCTCCGCAGTTCGCCGGCGGTGGCGTCGTGCACGGTCCCGTGCCGCGTGACTACTCGCAGCGGACCCCGAAGAAGATGATCGCTGCCGCTCTCCGCGGTGCGCTCACCGACCGGGCCCGCCACAACCGCATCCACGTCATCACCGACGTGGTCGCGACCGAGGCGCCGTCGACCAAGGCCGCCAAGGGTCTGTTCGGCAAGATCACCGACCGCAAGAACGTCCTCCTGGTCGTCGAGCGTGCGGACGAGCTGGGCCTCAAGTCCGCTCGTAACCTGCCGAACGTGCACATCCTGGACGCCGGCCAGCTGAACACCTACGACGTGCTCGTCTCCGACGATGTGGTCTTCACCCAGGCTGCCTTCGAGCGTTTCGTGGCCGGTCCGGCCGCGTCCGCCAAGGCTGTTGCCGCTGAGGGCGAGCTCGAAGGGAGCGCCGCCTGA
- a CDS encoding glycosyltransferase family 2 protein: MIDGLRVLIILPALNEAEGLPGVLKEIKTQLPGVDTLVVDDGSTDGTAAVATACGSPVVQLPYNLGVGGAMRLGYRYAYLHGYDVAIQVDSDGQHDPVYVPLLLEKLKEADLAIGARFDGEGDYKVRGPRKWAMGLLSFVLSRITRTRLTDTTSGFRACNRQLIEFFAQWYPVEYLGDTIESMVGAARCGFVVRQVPVAMRERTTGTPSASPFKATVYLARAGLVLLLAMIRRMPKHLKGIAAADRSSVVQRELVARS, translated from the coding sequence ATGATCGACGGACTGCGGGTCCTCATCATCCTGCCCGCCCTGAACGAGGCCGAGGGCCTGCCGGGTGTGCTGAAGGAGATCAAGACCCAGCTGCCCGGCGTCGACACCCTGGTGGTGGACGACGGATCGACCGACGGCACCGCCGCCGTGGCGACGGCCTGCGGCTCCCCGGTCGTCCAGCTGCCGTACAACCTCGGCGTGGGCGGGGCGATGCGCCTCGGCTACCGGTACGCGTACCTGCACGGCTACGACGTCGCCATCCAGGTGGACTCGGACGGCCAGCACGACCCGGTCTACGTGCCGCTGCTGCTGGAGAAGCTCAAGGAGGCCGATCTGGCGATCGGCGCCCGCTTCGACGGCGAGGGCGACTACAAGGTCCGCGGGCCCCGGAAGTGGGCCATGGGGCTGCTGTCCTTCGTCCTCTCGCGGATAACCCGCACCAGGCTCACCGACACCACCTCCGGCTTCCGGGCCTGCAACCGGCAGCTGATCGAGTTCTTCGCCCAGTGGTACCCGGTGGAGTACCTCGGCGACACCATCGAGAGCATGGTCGGCGCGGCCCGCTGCGGCTTCGTGGTCCGCCAGGTCCCGGTGGCCATGCGTGAGCGCACCACCGGAACGCCCAGCGCCTCGCCGTTCAAGGCGACCGTCTATCTCGCGCGCGCGGGCCTCGTCCTGCTGCTCGCGATGATCCGCCGGATGCCCAAGCACCTGAAGGGCATCGCCGCGGCCGACCGCTCGTCGGTGGTCCAGCGCGAGCTCGTCGCCAGGAGCTGA
- a CDS encoding dTDP-4-dehydrorhamnose 3,5-epimerase family protein: protein MKFRELSIGGAFEVTPQQHGDPRGLFMEWYRFDHLAEVVGHPLRMAQGNLSVSAKDVVRGIHFADVPPGQAKYVSCVRGAVLDVVVDLRVGSPTFGTWEFVRLDDEDRRSVYIPEGVGHGFCALTDDATLSYVCSETYNPTGEHAVHPLDPDLGISWPVDAPQLSARDDAAPSLADALASGLLPDYQACQDFYRTLKTG, encoded by the coding sequence ATGAAGTTCCGCGAGCTCTCCATCGGCGGCGCCTTCGAGGTCACCCCGCAGCAGCACGGCGACCCGCGCGGCCTGTTCATGGAGTGGTACCGCTTCGACCACCTCGCCGAGGTGGTCGGCCACCCGCTGCGGATGGCCCAGGGCAACCTCTCGGTCTCCGCCAAGGACGTCGTGCGCGGCATCCACTTCGCCGACGTGCCGCCCGGCCAGGCCAAGTACGTCAGCTGCGTGCGCGGCGCGGTCCTGGACGTGGTGGTCGACCTGCGGGTCGGCTCCCCCACCTTCGGCACCTGGGAGTTCGTCCGGCTGGACGACGAGGACCGCCGCTCGGTGTACATCCCCGAGGGTGTCGGCCACGGCTTCTGCGCCCTGACCGACGACGCGACGCTCTCCTACGTCTGCTCCGAGACCTACAACCCGACGGGCGAGCACGCCGTGCACCCGCTCGACCCGGACCTGGGCATCAGCTGGCCGGTCGACGCCCCGCAGCTCTCCGCCCGGGACGACGCGGCGCCCTCGCTGGCCGACGCGCTGGCCTCCGGTCTGCTCCCGGACTACCAGGCCTGCCAGGACTTCTACCGCACCCTGAAGACCGGCTGA
- the rpsJ gene encoding 30S ribosomal protein S10: MAGQKIRIRLKAYDHEVIDSSAKKIVETVIRTGAQVAGPVPLPTEKNVYCVIRSPHKYKDSREHFEMRTHKRLIDILDPTPKTVDSLMRLDLPAGVDIEIKL; the protein is encoded by the coding sequence ATGGCGGGACAGAAGATCCGCATCCGGCTCAAGGCCTACGACCACGAGGTGATTGACTCCTCGGCGAAGAAGATCGTCGAGACCGTCATTCGCACTGGTGCTCAGGTCGCAGGCCCGGTGCCGCTGCCCACTGAGAAGAACGTGTACTGCGTCATCCGCTCGCCGCACAAGTACAAGGACTCGCGCGAGCACTTCGAGATGCGCACTCACAAGCGTCTGATCGACATCCTCGACCCGACCCCGAAGACCGTTGACTCGCTGATGCGCCTCGACCTTCCGGCCGGCGTCGACATCGAGATCAAGCTCTGA
- the rplB gene encoding 50S ribosomal protein L2 has product MGIRKYKPTTPGRRGSSVADFVEITRSTPEKSLVRPLHSKGGRNNAGRITARHQGGGHKRAYRVIDFRRHDKDGVPAKVAHIEYDPNRTARIALLHYADGEKRYIIAPRGVAQGDRIENGAGADIKPGNNLPLRNIPVGTTIHAVELRPGGGAKMARSAGAGIQLLAREGRMAHLRMPSGEIRLVDARCRATIGEVGNAEQSNINWGKAGRMRWKGVRPTVRGVAMNPIDHPHGGGEGKTSGGRHPVSPWGKPEGRTRRPNKASDKLIVRRRKTNKKR; this is encoded by the coding sequence ATGGGTATCCGCAAGTACAAGCCGACTACGCCGGGCCGTCGTGGCTCCAGCGTGGCCGACTTCGTCGAAATCACGCGGTCCACGCCGGAGAAGTCGCTGGTTCGCCCCCTGCACAGCAAGGGCGGCCGTAACAACGCCGGTCGTATCACCGCTCGCCACCAGGGTGGCGGACACAAGCGCGCCTACCGCGTGATCGACTTCCGTCGTCACGACAAGGACGGCGTGCCGGCCAAGGTCGCTCACATCGAGTACGACCCCAACCGCACCGCGCGCATCGCGCTCCTGCACTACGCGGACGGCGAGAAGCGCTACATCATCGCCCCCCGCGGCGTTGCTCAGGGTGACCGGATCGAGAACGGCGCTGGCGCCGACATCAAGCCGGGCAACAACCTGCCGCTGCGCAACATCCCGGTTGGTACCACCATCCACGCGGTGGAGCTGCGTCCCGGTGGCGGTGCCAAGATGGCCCGCTCCGCCGGTGCCGGCATCCAGCTGCTCGCCCGTGAGGGTCGCATGGCGCACCTGCGCATGCCCTCCGGTGAGATCCGCCTGGTCGACGCCCGCTGCCGCGCCACCATCGGCGAGGTCGGCAACGCCGAGCAGTCGAACATCAACTGGGGCAAGGCCGGCCGTATGCGCTGGAAGGGCGTTCGCCCGACCGTGCGTGGTGTCGCCATGAACCCGATCGACCACCCGCACGGTGGTGGTGAGGGTAAGACCTCCGGTGGTCGTCACCCGGTCTCGCCGTGGGGCAAGCCCGAGGGCCGCACCCGTCGCCCGAACAAGGCGTCGGACAAGCTCATCGTGCGCCGCCGCAAGACCAACAAGAAGCGCTAG
- a CDS encoding DUF2304 family protein yields the protein MRLTIITSITGVLVVAYILELLRRQQLREKYAAIWLLIGLAVAPLGFFPTVLDSTARRLGIASGVSLVLFAGFVLVLLVCLHLSWEASQLEAETRSLSEEVALLRSHLVEHHGYPVRKQDTTPALADDSEVHS from the coding sequence GTGCGACTAACGATCATCACCTCGATCACCGGCGTGCTGGTGGTCGCCTACATCCTCGAACTGCTGCGGCGCCAGCAGCTGCGGGAGAAGTACGCGGCCATCTGGCTCCTGATCGGCCTGGCTGTCGCCCCGCTGGGCTTCTTCCCCACCGTCCTGGACTCCACCGCCCGTCGGCTGGGTATCGCCTCCGGCGTGAGCCTGGTGCTGTTCGCGGGCTTCGTCCTGGTCCTCCTGGTCTGCCTCCACCTCAGCTGGGAAGCGAGCCAGCTGGAGGCCGAGACCCGGAGCCTGTCCGAGGAGGTGGCGCTGCTGAGGTCCCACCTCGTCGAGCACCACGGCTACCCGGTCCGGAAGCAGGACACGACCCCGGCGCTCGCCGACGACTCCGAGGTGCACTCATGA
- the rpsS gene encoding 30S ribosomal protein S19 → MPRSLKKGPFIDGHLLKKVDAQNEAGTQNVIKTWSRRSVIFPAMLGHTIAVHDGRKHVPVFVTESMVGHKLGEFAPTRTFKGHVKEDRKSKRR, encoded by the coding sequence ATGCCGCGCAGTCTCAAGAAGGGCCCCTTCATCGACGGCCACCTTCTCAAGAAGGTGGACGCGCAGAACGAGGCGGGCACCCAGAACGTCATCAAGACCTGGTCCCGTCGTTCCGTGATCTTCCCGGCCATGCTCGGCCACACGATCGCGGTTCACGATGGCCGCAAGCACGTCCCGGTGTTCGTCACCGAGTCGATGGTCGGCCACAAGCTCGGCGAGTTCGCCCCCACGCGCACCTTCAAGGGGCACGTGAAGGAAGACCGCAAGTCGAAGCGTCGCTAA
- a CDS encoding glycosyltransferase family 2 protein, which produces MTTLDVLLPYYGDVALMKAAVRSVLAQTDEDWRLTVVDDGKEPGVPEWFAELGDPRVRYFRNEQNLGVTGNYRKCLGLAEYEHMVFMGTDDIMLPNYVATVRACLADHPGTAIVQPGVEVIDSTGKPSTTLADEAKRRLYAPRLRGRTVMGGEELATSLLKGNWLYFPSLCWRTEAVRAMGFRDDVEIIQDLALVIDLLQAGEQVVIDDTRCFQYRRHNVSVSATSAFSGARFAEARRYFLDVADRLDQQGWHRAAKASRLHLAARIHALTLVPGALRAKQWTGAKALVRNATSTAAQPR; this is translated from the coding sequence ATGACCACACTGGATGTGCTGCTCCCGTACTACGGCGACGTCGCGCTGATGAAGGCGGCGGTCCGCAGCGTGCTCGCGCAGACCGACGAGGACTGGCGCCTGACCGTCGTGGACGACGGCAAGGAGCCCGGTGTCCCGGAGTGGTTCGCGGAGCTGGGCGACCCCCGCGTCCGGTACTTCCGCAACGAGCAGAACCTCGGCGTCACCGGCAACTACCGCAAGTGCCTGGGGCTCGCCGAGTACGAGCACATGGTCTTCATGGGCACCGACGACATCATGCTGCCCAACTACGTCGCCACGGTCCGGGCCTGCCTGGCCGACCACCCCGGCACCGCGATCGTCCAGCCCGGCGTCGAGGTGATCGACAGCACCGGCAAGCCCAGCACCACCCTGGCGGACGAGGCCAAGCGGCGGCTGTACGCGCCCCGGCTGCGCGGCCGGACGGTGATGGGCGGCGAGGAGCTGGCGACCAGCCTGCTCAAGGGCAACTGGCTGTACTTCCCCTCGCTGTGCTGGCGCACCGAGGCCGTCCGCGCCATGGGCTTCCGCGACGACGTGGAGATCATCCAGGACCTGGCCCTGGTGATCGACCTGCTGCAGGCCGGCGAGCAGGTCGTGATCGACGACACCCGCTGCTTCCAGTACCGCCGGCACAACGTCAGCGTCTCCGCCACCTCGGCCTTCTCCGGCGCCCGGTTCGCCGAGGCCCGCCGCTACTTCCTGGACGTGGCGGACCGGCTGGACCAGCAGGGCTGGCACCGGGCGGCGAAGGCCTCCCGGCTGCATCTCGCGGCCCGGATCCACGCCCTCACCCTGGTGCCCGGCGCGCTCCGCGCGAAGCAGTGGACCGGGGCCAAGGCCCTGGTCCGCAACGCCACCTCCACCGCCGCCCAGCCCCGCTGA
- the rfbA gene encoding glucose-1-phosphate thymidylyltransferase RfbA, which produces MRGILLAGGTGSRLWPLTRAVSKQLLPVFDKPMIYYPLSTLVMAGIREILIITTPQDQEQFTRLLGDGSQFGLKLEYAVQERPEGIAQAFVLGADFIGDEPVALILGDNIFHGSGLGTRLAQHTEPVGGRVFAYPVADPTAYGVVEFAEDGRVLSIEEKPTAPKSRYAVPGLYFYDNQVVKIAAGLKPSARGELEITAVNEAYLEAGQLHVTILDRGTAWLDTGTFVSMVQASEFVRVIEERQGFKIGCLEETAWRAGLISSDQLRELAEPLCKSGYGEYLLALLDEENAR; this is translated from the coding sequence ATGCGTGGAATCCTCCTGGCGGGCGGCACCGGCTCGCGACTGTGGCCGCTGACCCGAGCCGTCTCGAAGCAGCTGCTCCCGGTCTTCGACAAGCCCATGATCTACTACCCGCTCTCGACCCTGGTGATGGCGGGCATCCGCGAGATCCTGATCATCACCACCCCGCAGGACCAGGAGCAGTTCACGCGCCTGCTCGGCGACGGCTCGCAGTTCGGCCTCAAGCTGGAGTACGCCGTCCAGGAGCGCCCCGAGGGCATCGCCCAGGCGTTCGTGCTGGGAGCGGACTTCATCGGGGACGAGCCGGTCGCGCTGATCCTCGGCGACAACATCTTCCACGGCAGCGGCCTGGGCACCCGGCTCGCGCAGCACACCGAGCCGGTCGGCGGCCGGGTGTTCGCCTACCCGGTGGCGGACCCGACGGCGTACGGCGTGGTGGAGTTCGCGGAGGACGGCCGGGTGCTCTCGATCGAGGAGAAGCCGACCGCCCCGAAGTCCCGCTACGCGGTGCCCGGGCTGTACTTCTACGACAACCAGGTGGTGAAGATCGCCGCCGGCCTGAAGCCCAGCGCCCGCGGCGAGCTGGAGATCACCGCCGTCAACGAGGCCTACCTCGAGGCCGGCCAGCTGCACGTGACCATCCTCGACCGCGGCACCGCCTGGCTGGACACCGGCACGTTCGTGTCGATGGTCCAGGCCTCGGAGTTCGTCCGGGTCATCGAGGAGCGCCAGGGCTTCAAGATCGGCTGCCTGGAGGAGACCGCCTGGCGGGCCGGCCTGATCAGCTCGGACCAGCTGCGCGAGCTCGCCGAGCCGCTCTGCAAGAGCGGGTACGGCGAGTACCTGCTGGCCCTGCTCGACGAGGAGAACGCCCGATGA
- a CDS encoding NAD-dependent epimerase/dehydratase family protein: MSAPHAAPARVAVLGGTGFIGRVLADRLVEQGHEVLSLARKEPAVPVPGRFARVDLSSTAPAELAALLDRERIDAVVNAAGGMWGLNDEQMYEANVVLVDRLVEAVAAMTAPARLVHLGTVHEYGMAPIGVSQREDDAPAPVMEYGKLKLAATESVVRAVAAGRVDGVVLRLGNVVGAGQPGHSLLGVMAAKLDAARLAGESAQLSLAPLTAQRDFVDLTDTVDAVLAAVATPTAAAVINVGTGSASAARLLVELLIEESGVPAEITEVPAPEGTGPETDWQQLDIALAAEQLGWAPRRTLRQAVAALWQAQVGSAVAQ, translated from the coding sequence ATGTCCGCACCTCACGCGGCACCGGCCCGCGTCGCCGTCCTGGGTGGTACCGGCTTCATCGGACGGGTGCTCGCCGACCGCCTGGTGGAGCAGGGCCACGAGGTCCTCTCGCTGGCCCGCAAGGAACCCGCCGTCCCCGTCCCGGGCCGGTTCGCCCGGGTGGACCTGAGCTCGACGGCCCCGGCCGAGCTCGCCGCGCTGCTGGACCGCGAGCGGATCGACGCCGTGGTCAACGCGGCCGGCGGCATGTGGGGCCTGAACGACGAGCAGATGTACGAGGCCAACGTCGTGCTGGTGGACCGGCTGGTCGAGGCCGTCGCCGCGATGACCGCCCCGGCCCGGCTGGTCCACCTCGGCACCGTGCACGAGTACGGCATGGCGCCGATCGGCGTGAGCCAGCGCGAGGACGACGCGCCGGCCCCAGTCATGGAGTACGGCAAGCTCAAGCTCGCCGCCACCGAGTCCGTGGTCCGCGCGGTCGCCGCCGGCCGGGTCGACGGTGTGGTGCTGCGGCTCGGCAACGTGGTCGGCGCCGGGCAGCCCGGGCACAGCCTGCTCGGTGTGATGGCCGCCAAGCTGGACGCGGCCCGGCTGGCGGGCGAGAGCGCCCAGCTGTCGCTCGCCCCGCTCACCGCGCAGCGCGACTTCGTCGACCTCACCGACACCGTGGACGCCGTGCTGGCCGCGGTCGCCACGCCGACCGCCGCCGCCGTGATCAACGTCGGCACCGGCTCGGCCAGCGCGGCCCGGCTGCTGGTCGAGCTGCTGATCGAGGAGAGCGGCGTACCCGCCGAGATCACCGAGGTACCGGCGCCCGAGGGCACCGGCCCGGAGACCGACTGGCAGCAGCTCGACATCGCGCTGGCCGCCGAGCAGCTCGGCTGGGCCCCCCGCCGTACGCTGCGACAGGCGGTTGCGGCACTCTGGCAGGCACAGGTCGGCTCGGCGGTCGCGCAGTAG
- the rplC gene encoding 50S ribosomal protein L3 produces MAKQIKGILGEKLGMTQVWDENNRIVPVTVVKAGPNVVTQVHTADSASGYDAVQIGFGEIDPRKVNKPLAGHFAKAGVTPRRHLVELRTSDASEYTLGQEITAELFEAGVKVDVTGTSKGKGFAGVMKRHNFKGLGAGHGTQRKHRSPGSIGGCATPGRVFKGMRMAGRMGHERVTTQNLTVHAVDAEKGLLLIKGAIPGPNGGLVLVRTAAKGL; encoded by the coding sequence ATGGCAAAGCAGATTAAGGGCATCCTGGGCGAGAAGCTCGGCATGACCCAGGTCTGGGACGAGAACAACCGGATCGTTCCGGTGACCGTCGTCAAGGCCGGGCCCAATGTCGTGACCCAGGTCCACACCGCCGACAGCGCGAGCGGCTACGACGCCGTGCAGATCGGCTTCGGCGAGATCGACCCCCGCAAGGTGAACAAGCCCCTCGCGGGCCACTTCGCCAAGGCCGGTGTCACCCCGCGCCGCCACCTGGTCGAGCTGCGTACCTCGGACGCGTCCGAGTACACCCTCGGCCAGGAGATCACCGCTGAGCTGTTCGAGGCGGGTGTCAAGGTCGACGTGACCGGCACCTCCAAGGGCAAGGGCTTCGCCGGTGTCATGAAGCGTCACAACTTCAAGGGCCTCGGCGCCGGTCACGGCACCCAGCGTAAGCACCGTTCGCCCGGCTCCATCGGTGGCTGTGCCACCCCGGGCCGCGTGTTCAAGGGCATGCGTATGGCGGGTCGGATGGGCCACGAGCGTGTGACCACCCAGAACCTGACCGTGCACGCCGTTGACGCGGAGAAGGGCCTGCTCCTGATCAAGGGCGCAATCCCGGGCCCGAACGGCGGCCTCGTCCTCGTCCGCACCGCGGCGAAGGGGCTGTGA